A single region of the Ancylobacter novellus DSM 506 genome encodes:
- a CDS encoding FAD-binding protein, translating to MIDRRMMLGSGLGYAAALGGDAAMPAAAAQYPKLAVAGAFDCDARTLDAASEDFGHVVRRRPWLVVRPASAADIAAVIRWADIRRLKVAARGQGHSTYGRAMAFGGIVIDMGAMNAVHLIEPDRVVVDAGATWQEVLAATLPRGLTPPVLTNYLGLSVGGTLAVGGIGGATSRNGMQTDNVLALDVVTGDGRELACSAEHNRDLFDAVRGGLGQCGIVTRATLRLVPAPERVRRVQLFYPDLHSLTADQRLVLGEGRFDQLQGAVLPDTDGWRYQIEGAVYYDGGAAPDIEARLAGLSDLREEAATTDLAYLDDATAFAKLEALLRANGQWFTPHPWWLSFLRGSNAEHVATGIIEELSLEDIGPFGRVAWYPLATQALRAPLLRMPEEEVAFVFNLIRFPPSDDPATVEATVARNRALYERVRGEGGVLYPVSAFPMTAEDWREHFGPAWPRLREAKARYDPHNTLTPGYEVF from the coding sequence ATGATCGACCGGCGTATGATGCTGGGCAGCGGCCTCGGCTATGCCGCGGCGCTTGGCGGGGACGCGGCCATGCCGGCAGCGGCGGCGCAATATCCGAAGCTCGCCGTCGCCGGCGCGTTCGATTGCGACGCCCGGACGCTGGACGCGGCGTCGGAGGATTTCGGCCATGTCGTCCGCCGGCGGCCCTGGCTGGTCGTCCGGCCGGCGTCGGCCGCCGACATCGCTGCGGTGATCCGCTGGGCCGATATACGCCGGCTGAAGGTCGCCGCCCGCGGGCAAGGCCATTCGACCTATGGCCGCGCCATGGCTTTCGGCGGCATCGTCATCGACATGGGCGCGATGAACGCGGTCCACCTGATCGAGCCCGACCGCGTCGTCGTCGATGCCGGCGCGACATGGCAGGAGGTGCTCGCCGCCACCCTGCCGCGCGGGCTCACGCCGCCGGTGCTGACCAACTATCTCGGCCTGTCGGTCGGCGGCACGCTCGCGGTCGGCGGCATAGGCGGGGCGACGTCCCGCAACGGCATGCAGACGGACAATGTGCTCGCCCTGGACGTGGTCACGGGCGACGGCCGCGAGCTCGCCTGCTCGGCCGAACACAATCGCGACCTGTTCGACGCCGTCCGCGGCGGGCTCGGCCAGTGCGGCATCGTCACCCGCGCGACGCTTCGGCTGGTGCCGGCGCCCGAGCGGGTGCGGCGCGTGCAGCTGTTCTACCCGGACCTGCATTCGCTCACCGCGGACCAGCGTCTCGTGCTGGGAGAGGGGCGCTTCGACCAGTTGCAGGGGGCGGTCCTGCCGGACACGGACGGCTGGCGCTACCAGATCGAGGGCGCGGTGTACTACGACGGCGGCGCAGCACCGGACATCGAGGCGCGGCTCGCCGGATTGTCCGACCTCCGTGAGGAGGCCGCGACCACCGATCTCGCCTATCTGGACGATGCCACCGCCTTCGCCAAGCTGGAGGCCCTGCTGCGCGCGAACGGCCAATGGTTCACGCCGCATCCCTGGTGGCTGAGCTTCCTGCGCGGCTCCAATGCGGAGCATGTCGCCACCGGCATTATCGAGGAACTGAGCCTAGAAGACATCGGGCCTTTCGGGCGCGTCGCCTGGTATCCGCTCGCGACGCAGGCCCTGAGGGCTCCGCTGCTACGAATGCCGGAGGAGGAGGTCGCCTTCGTCTTCAACCTCATCCGCTTTCCGCCCTCGGACGATCCGGCCACCGTCGAGGCGACGGTCGCCCGCAACCGCGCGCTCTATGAACGCGTGCGCGGGGAGGGCGGCGTCCTCTATCCGGTCAGCGCCTTCCCGATGACCGCAGAGGACTGGCGGGAGCATTTCGGCCCTGCCTGGCCGCGCCTGCGCGAAGCCAAGGCGCGCTACGATCCCCATAACACGCTGACGCCGGGCTACGAGGTGTTCTGA
- a CDS encoding polysaccharide biosynthesis/export family protein, with protein sequence MSPQTEPTEYEIVDVDARTIHAMSAWRSPSLARSFGGARLAPETRVNVGDVVSVSIWEASTGGLFGGRSTSGTDTGSGSETLPAQTVDREGRIKVPYVGDISVVGKRPSEIAKTIEEGLKGKAIEPQVLVTLPEQTSASVVVVGDLTGAGRVNLNVKGDRLLEVIAQAGGIKGPPHETFVRVTRGKRSQTMQLSAILAQPDENVFMRPGDTVYVFRRPQTFTALGAVKGAGEMAIDRDDFTVAEAMGVSGGLIDSLADPSGIFIFRYEQAAVVRAFNPESPHLNGNTLVPVIYRLNLKDPSGYFVARAFPIRVGDIVYVANAPGAEFNKFLRMAQTISTMIRSNAVAVTD encoded by the coding sequence ATGTCGCCGCAAACCGAGCCGACCGAATACGAGATCGTCGACGTCGACGCGCGGACGATCCACGCAATGAGCGCGTGGCGTTCGCCGAGCCTGGCCCGCAGCTTCGGCGGCGCGCGGCTGGCGCCGGAAACCCGGGTGAATGTCGGCGACGTGGTCTCGGTCTCCATCTGGGAGGCGAGCACCGGCGGCCTGTTCGGCGGGCGGTCGACGAGCGGGACGGATACCGGCTCGGGCAGCGAGACGCTGCCGGCGCAGACGGTGGACCGCGAAGGGCGCATCAAGGTTCCCTATGTCGGCGACATCTCGGTGGTCGGCAAGCGTCCGAGCGAGATCGCGAAGACCATCGAGGAAGGGCTGAAGGGCAAGGCGATCGAGCCGCAGGTGCTGGTCACCCTGCCCGAGCAGACCTCCGCCTCGGTGGTGGTGGTCGGCGACCTGACCGGCGCCGGCCGGGTGAACCTCAACGTCAAGGGCGACCGGCTGCTCGAGGTGATCGCTCAGGCGGGCGGCATCAAGGGCCCGCCGCACGAGACCTTCGTGCGGGTGACGCGCGGCAAGCGCAGCCAGACGATGCAGCTCTCCGCCATCCTCGCCCAGCCGGACGAGAACGTCTTCATGCGGCCGGGCGACACCGTCTACGTCTTCCGCCGTCCGCAGACCTTCACGGCGCTGGGCGCGGTGAAAGGTGCCGGCGAGATGGCGATCGACCGGGACGACTTCACCGTGGCGGAAGCCATGGGCGTGTCGGGCGGCCTGATCGACAGCCTTGCCGATCCGAGCGGCATCTTCATCTTCCGCTACGAGCAGGCGGCGGTGGTGCGGGCCTTCAATCCGGAATCGCCGCACCTCAACGGCAACACGCTGGTGCCGGTCATCTACCGGTTGAACCTCAAGGATCCGAGCGGCTACTTCGTCGCCCGCGCCTTCCCGATCCGTGTCGGCGATATCGTCTACGTCGCCAATGCGCCGGGTGCCGAGTTCAACAAGTTCCTGCGCATGGCGCAGACCATCAGCACGATGATCCGCTCGAACGCGGTGGCGGTTACCGACTAG
- a CDS encoding ABC transporter ATP-binding protein, with the protein MMAVEISGVAKTFRASHGPRRVFEHLDATFPRGASVGILGVRNAGKSTLLRLIGGSILPDHGKVRRHGSVSPPVATTQAYHAALTGRENLHFVARVNGFDGDAAARFVACFAQMGEAIDQPLSSYTRERRSRFLFAASYALPFDIYLADEALFGGTGVFRERCAELVQARRTQATLIFTTRSPQMLRRFADIGAVLHEGRLHMFERIGDAIRLFRSLDPGTASDTDSAPEDEEDEEERFADEPFGPSA; encoded by the coding sequence ATGATGGCGGTGGAGATATCCGGCGTCGCCAAGACGTTCCGCGCCTCGCACGGCCCGCGCCGGGTGTTCGAGCATCTCGACGCGACCTTCCCGCGCGGCGCCTCGGTCGGCATCCTCGGCGTGCGCAACGCCGGCAAGTCGACGCTGCTCCGGCTGATCGGCGGTTCGATCCTGCCCGACCACGGCAAGGTCCGCCGGCACGGCTCGGTGTCACCACCTGTCGCCACCACGCAGGCCTATCACGCGGCGCTGACCGGCCGCGAGAACCTGCATTTCGTCGCCCGCGTCAACGGCTTCGACGGCGATGCCGCCGCGCGGTTCGTCGCCTGTTTCGCGCAGATGGGCGAGGCGATCGACCAGCCGCTGTCGAGCTACACGCGCGAGCGCCGCTCGCGCTTCCTGTTCGCCGCCTCCTACGCCCTGCCCTTCGACATCTACCTCGCCGACGAGGCGCTGTTCGGCGGCACGGGCGTCTTCCGTGAGCGCTGCGCCGAGCTGGTGCAGGCGCGCCGGACACAGGCGACGCTGATTTTCACCACACGATCCCCACAGATGCTTCGTAGGTTCGCGGACATCGGCGCCGTCCTGCATGAGGGTCGGCTGCACATGTTCGAGCGGATCGGCGACGCCATACGTCTCTTTCGCTCCCTCGATCCCGGCACGGCGTCCGATACGGACAGCGCGCCGGAAGACGAGGAGGACGAGGAGGAGAGGTTCGCTGACGAACCCTTCGGGCCATCGGCCTGA
- a CDS encoding ABC transporter permease, with protein sequence MTYTPPFDAPEQGFSPRRFAEGLRAQGRVVIALMLREMRLRSVHSRLSYLLALLEPILQLTMMMTIFTYIGRRPEFGTSLLLFLGTGILPFFLFTHVSGRTTGAIRASGLVRALAPIQPLDIMLARALLETLTLLFVAVLLFTFIYATGVKEAIPIRPLLAIEGFAATAFLAIAFGLINGVIGAFFRLWAVFYGVASRSLIFLSGVFFVPDFMPPPVRAVLAWNPLLHGLEWFRSGFYLTYPTLTLDKGYILGFAVVSLLIGLALERVFRARLI encoded by the coding sequence ATGACCTACACCCCGCCCTTCGACGCTCCCGAGCAAGGCTTCAGCCCGCGCCGCTTCGCCGAAGGCTTGCGCGCGCAGGGGCGCGTCGTCATCGCGCTGATGCTGCGCGAGATGCGCCTGCGCTCGGTGCATTCGCGCCTCAGCTATCTCCTGGCGCTGCTGGAGCCGATCCTCCAGCTCACCATGATGATGACGATCTTCACCTATATCGGCCGGCGGCCGGAGTTCGGCACCAGCCTGCTGCTGTTCCTCGGCACCGGCATCCTGCCGTTCTTCTTGTTCACCCACGTCTCCGGCCGCACGACGGGCGCGATCCGCGCCAGCGGTCTGGTGCGGGCGCTCGCGCCCATCCAGCCGCTCGACATCATGCTGGCGCGCGCGCTGCTGGAGACGCTGACGCTGCTGTTCGTCGCGGTGCTGCTGTTCACCTTCATCTATGCGACGGGGGTCAAGGAAGCGATCCCGATCCGTCCGCTGCTGGCGATCGAGGGCTTTGCCGCCACCGCGTTCCTGGCCATCGCCTTCGGTCTCATCAACGGTGTGATCGGCGCCTTCTTCCGGCTGTGGGCGGTGTTCTACGGCGTGGCGTCGCGCTCGCTCATCTTCCTGTCCGGCGTGTTCTTCGTGCCGGACTTCATGCCCCCGCCGGTCCGCGCCGTGCTCGCCTGGAATCCGCTGCTGCACGGGCTGGAATGGTTCCGCTCCGGCTTCTACCTGACCTACCCCACGCTCACCCTCGACAAGGGCTACATCCTCGGCTTCGCCGTCGTCTCCCTGCTCATCGGGCTGGCGCTCGAGCGCGTCTTCCGGGCGAGGCTGATATGA
- a CDS encoding RkpR, polysaccharide export protein produces MNKLHPILDMKAEPVDESLPEVAKPVPAAKAKPLRPVPQEVPDDGGDVRAPARAKPARPAAKRDGFPLADAQAPDIAGLPRKGRRKRSVGLWASFLLMVAVPTLAAGIYCGLFVSNQYMSEFRFAVRSQDFAPAGTSAASTALGAAARGMGMFTDNFLVVDYLTSRQAVEDLMKTVDLREMYTRGGVDYLSRLRGEETMENLVTYWQSMIDANFDLATGLALVRVRAFTAEDAHKIAATLVTQSERLINEISARARRDAVKFAENDVSRAEERLRGARAALRQFRDSQQTPDAARTAGGTLDLTMKLRGELAGLQSQLASLRTYMNPNAPTVKVLESRIAATQKQIASIEGEMGKGGQTGVPANGSRAGAAQGKEAPAAGSATAAAIAANPVLSDILANYEDVDLSRQFAEKYYDTTLSALELARSEAAAQQTYVATYVQPALAQASEYPRRVISTLIVFLAAGALWFISVMVFFSIRDHVA; encoded by the coding sequence ATGAATAAGCTGCACCCGATCCTCGACATGAAGGCCGAGCCGGTGGACGAGTCGCTGCCGGAGGTGGCAAAGCCCGTGCCTGCCGCCAAGGCCAAGCCACTTCGCCCGGTGCCGCAGGAGGTGCCGGACGACGGTGGCGACGTGCGCGCCCCTGCCCGCGCCAAGCCCGCGCGGCCGGCGGCCAAGCGCGACGGCTTCCCGCTGGCCGACGCGCAGGCGCCCGACATCGCCGGTCTGCCGCGCAAGGGCCGTCGCAAGCGCTCCGTCGGGCTGTGGGCGTCGTTCCTGCTGATGGTCGCCGTGCCGACGCTGGCGGCCGGGATCTATTGCGGCCTCTTCGTCTCCAACCAGTACATGTCGGAGTTCCGCTTCGCGGTGCGCAGCCAGGATTTCGCGCCGGCCGGTACCAGCGCAGCGAGCACCGCGCTCGGCGCGGCGGCGCGCGGGATGGGCATGTTCACCGACAACTTCCTGGTGGTCGACTATCTCACCAGCCGCCAGGCGGTTGAGGATCTGATGAAGACCGTCGATTTGCGCGAGATGTATACGCGCGGCGGTGTCGACTACCTCTCGCGGCTACGCGGCGAGGAGACGATGGAGAACCTCGTCACCTACTGGCAGTCGATGATCGACGCCAATTTCGACCTCGCCACCGGCCTCGCCCTCGTGCGCGTGCGCGCCTTCACCGCCGAGGATGCCCACAAGATCGCCGCGACGCTGGTGACCCAGAGCGAGAGGCTGATCAACGAGATTTCCGCCCGCGCCCGGCGGGACGCGGTGAAGTTCGCCGAGAACGACGTTTCCCGCGCCGAGGAGCGGCTGCGCGGCGCCCGGGCGGCCCTGCGCCAGTTCCGTGACAGCCAGCAGACGCCCGATGCCGCCCGCACTGCCGGCGGCACGCTCGACCTGACCATGAAGCTGCGCGGCGAGTTGGCAGGGCTGCAGTCGCAGCTCGCCTCGCTGCGCACCTACATGAATCCCAACGCGCCGACCGTGAAGGTGCTGGAGAGCCGCATCGCCGCCACGCAAAAGCAGATCGCCTCCATCGAGGGCGAGATGGGCAAAGGTGGACAAACCGGCGTGCCGGCGAATGGGTCCCGGGCCGGTGCTGCCCAGGGCAAGGAAGCTCCGGCCGCCGGCTCCGCCACGGCCGCGGCGATCGCCGCCAACCCGGTACTGTCGGACATCCTGGCGAATTACGAGGACGTCGACCTCAGCCGGCAGTTCGCCGAGAAGTATTACGACACCACCCTCTCCGCGCTGGAGTTGGCCCGCTCCGAGGCCGCCGCGCAGCAGACCTATGTCGCGACCTATGTGCAGCCGGCGCTGGCGCAGGCGAGCGAATATCCGCGGCGGGTCATCTCGACGCTGATCGTGTTCCTGGCCGCCGGCGCGCTGTGGTTCATCAGCGTCATGGTCTTCTTCTCCATCCGCGATCACGTGGCCTGA
- a CDS encoding glycosyltransferase family 4 protein, whose protein sequence is MKVVLDITRLLRRSSQATPTGIDRVELAYARHLLGARHYQDRAAFVARVRASTWYLDAETVSAFVETLVQRWKLSEGRITRRELADVERFLELEPGSLFGNEPEPPPRSSLPDVLPAVKRLFSPVNLLPRLLRPRNSQGAVYLNVSHEGLNSINGVRSMVRGHGLKPMYLVHDLIPLTHPEYVRPGDAEKHETRMRTVLSSAEAIICNSQHTLNQLSSFAERNDMGVPPSIVSPLGVEDEFGAGEPVTPEIPPFFLTVGTIEPRKNHLVLLHAWRVLVEKLGPKAPKLIIVGRRGWENENVIDIIERCQTLGDHVLECNRLPDVHLRRLMKQARAVLFPSFAEGYGLPLFEAMALRVPVICSDLQAFRDIAGQAPRYLDPIDGLGWARAIEEYAKPDSEFRASQLRQLAGIKMPRWRDHFSIIDRIIDVVADAGEVSASPGAWRPAASFERSKALISAGERVDAGRSLSFAAAHPHSSTR, encoded by the coding sequence ATGAAGGTCGTGCTCGACATCACCCGGCTGTTGCGGCGCTCGTCGCAGGCGACGCCCACGGGCATCGACCGTGTCGAACTTGCCTATGCCCGCCATCTGCTCGGCGCCCGCCATTACCAGGACCGCGCCGCCTTCGTGGCGCGGGTCCGCGCCTCGACCTGGTATCTCGACGCCGAGACCGTCTCCGCCTTCGTCGAGACGCTGGTGCAGCGCTGGAAGCTCTCCGAGGGACGGATCACGCGGCGCGAGCTGGCCGACGTTGAGCGCTTCCTCGAGCTGGAACCCGGCAGCCTGTTCGGCAATGAGCCGGAACCGCCGCCGCGCTCGTCGCTGCCGGACGTGCTGCCGGCGGTCAAGCGCCTGTTCTCGCCGGTCAACCTGCTGCCGCGGCTGCTGCGCCCGCGCAATTCGCAGGGCGCGGTCTATCTCAACGTCTCGCATGAGGGGCTGAATTCCATCAACGGCGTGCGCTCGATGGTGCGCGGGCATGGCCTCAAGCCCATGTATCTCGTGCACGACCTCATCCCCCTCACCCATCCGGAATATGTCCGGCCGGGGGATGCGGAGAAGCACGAGACGCGCATGCGCACCGTGCTCTCCTCGGCCGAGGCCATCATCTGTAATTCTCAGCACACGCTGAACCAGCTCTCCAGCTTCGCCGAGCGCAACGACATGGGCGTGCCGCCCAGCATCGTCAGCCCGCTCGGCGTGGAGGACGAGTTCGGCGCCGGCGAGCCGGTGACGCCGGAGATCCCGCCCTTCTTCCTCACGGTCGGCACCATCGAGCCGCGCAAGAACCACCTCGTGCTGCTGCATGCCTGGCGGGTGCTGGTGGAGAAGCTCGGGCCGAAGGCGCCGAAGCTGATCATCGTCGGCCGGCGCGGCTGGGAGAACGAGAACGTCATCGACATCATCGAGCGCTGCCAGACGCTCGGCGACCATGTGCTGGAGTGCAACCGGCTGCCGGACGTGCATCTGCGACGGTTGATGAAGCAGGCGCGGGCGGTGCTGTTCCCCTCCTTCGCCGAGGGCTACGGCCTGCCGCTGTTCGAGGCGATGGCGCTGCGCGTGCCGGTGATCTGCTCGGATCTGCAGGCGTTCCGCGACATCGCTGGTCAGGCACCGCGCTATCTCGATCCGATCGACGGGCTCGGCTGGGCGCGGGCGATCGAGGAATATGCCAAGCCGGATTCCGAGTTCCGTGCATCCCAGTTGCGCCAGCTCGCCGGCATCAAGATGCCGCGCTGGCGGGATCACTTCTCCATCATCGACCGCATCATCGACGTCGTCGCCGACGCCGGCGAGGTCTCGGCTTCGCCGGGGGCGTGGCGCCCCGCCGCCAGCTTCGAGCGCAGCAAGGCGTTGATCTCGGCCGGCGAGCGCGTGGATGCGGGACGCTCGTTGTCCTTCGCCGCCGCCCACCCGCATTCGAGCACGAGGTAG
- a CDS encoding aminotransferase class I/II-fold pyridoxal phosphate-dependent enzyme — protein sequence MSLHSNGIHLDEAARAALLARMRERTSEVDAAPPMPVYDTSFETLPGYDELLLVRSAGEALGISNPFFRPHEGRAGPVSRIDGREVINFASYDYLGLNGHPEVRRAAQEAIERYGTSVSASRLVAGERPIHRMLEARLAGLHRADDAVVFVSGHAANVTTIGTLVGPEDAVFHDTLIHNSVIVGAQLAGATRRSFPHNDLDALERILAAERPRYRRALIVVEGLYSMDGDVPDLARLVELKQRFGAWLMVDEAHGIGVLGAGGRGAAELLGLDPGLVDIWMGTLSKSLASCGGYIAGPQAMIDYLKVSAPGFVYSVGLPPAAAGAALAALDAMERETGRIATLQANARYFLEAAQEAGLSTGTAEGHAIVPIMVGDSLKAVLLSERLLARGVNVLPIIHPAVPHRSARLRFFITAAHAREQLDEAVRVLVEEIDECSRLLAELGFGGVEDGEETDAVPVPEWRK from the coding sequence ATGAGCCTGCACAGCAACGGTATCCATCTCGACGAGGCGGCGCGGGCCGCGCTGCTCGCTCGCATGCGCGAGCGTACGAGTGAGGTCGATGCCGCCCCGCCCATGCCGGTCTACGACACCTCCTTCGAGACGCTGCCCGGCTATGACGAATTGCTGCTGGTACGCTCCGCCGGCGAGGCGCTCGGCATCTCCAACCCGTTCTTCCGCCCGCATGAGGGGCGCGCCGGCCCCGTCAGCCGCATCGACGGGCGGGAGGTGATCAACTTCGCCTCCTACGACTATCTCGGCCTGAACGGCCATCCCGAGGTACGCCGCGCCGCGCAGGAGGCGATCGAGCGCTACGGCACCAGCGTCTCGGCGAGCCGGCTCGTCGCCGGCGAGCGCCCCATCCACCGCATGCTGGAAGCGCGGCTCGCCGGCCTGCACCGGGCGGACGATGCCGTCGTCTTCGTCTCCGGCCACGCCGCCAACGTGACCACCATCGGAACACTTGTCGGGCCTGAGGACGCGGTGTTCCACGACACGCTGATCCACAACAGCGTCATCGTCGGTGCCCAGCTCGCCGGCGCCACGCGCCGGAGCTTCCCCCACAACGACCTCGACGCGCTGGAGCGCATCCTCGCCGCCGAGCGCCCGCGCTACCGCCGGGCGCTGATCGTCGTCGAGGGGCTCTATTCGATGGACGGCGACGTGCCCGACCTCGCCCGTCTCGTCGAGCTGAAGCAGCGCTTCGGCGCCTGGCTGATGGTCGACGAGGCGCACGGCATCGGCGTGCTCGGCGCCGGCGGCCGCGGCGCCGCCGAGTTGCTGGGGCTCGATCCGGGGCTGGTCGACATCTGGATGGGCACGCTCTCCAAGTCGCTCGCCTCCTGCGGCGGCTACATCGCCGGGCCGCAGGCGATGATCGACTATCTCAAGGTCTCCGCCCCCGGCTTCGTCTATAGCGTCGGCCTGCCGCCGGCGGCGGCCGGTGCGGCGCTCGCCGCGCTCGACGCCATGGAGCGTGAGACCGGGCGCATCGCGACGCTGCAGGCCAATGCCCGCTATTTCCTGGAGGCGGCGCAGGAGGCGGGCCTCTCCACCGGCACCGCCGAGGGCCACGCCATCGTGCCGATCATGGTGGGGGACTCGCTCAAAGCCGTGCTGCTGTCCGAGCGGCTCTTGGCGCGCGGCGTCAACGTGCTGCCGATCATCCATCCGGCGGTGCCGCACCGTTCGGCGCGGCTGCGCTTCTTCATCACCGCCGCCCATGCCCGCGAGCAGCTCGACGAGGCCGTGCGCGTGCTCGTCGAGGAGATCGACGAGTGTTCCCGCCTTCTCGCCGAGCTCGGGTTCGGCGGCGTGGAGGATGGCGAGGAGACCGATGCCGTGCCTGTTCCGGAGTGGAGGAAGTGA